One Alligator mississippiensis isolate rAllMis1 chromosome 1, rAllMis1, whole genome shotgun sequence genomic window carries:
- the LOC102564724 gene encoding interleukin-17F → MAFARHLSLFESLLFVLILVLSMKNSACGTPVHHKGNRESASLNLGRNCLNSKNTEFPRRVKVDVRFSNPNPATEVASDVNNRSLSPWDYSIDEDHNRFPQRISVAKCRSLTCVSATGQEDFSLNSVPIQQEILVLRREQGECSNSYRLEKKLVTVGCTCARPLVQYQS, encoded by the exons ATGGCTTTTGCAAGACACCTCTCCCTG TTCGAGTCACTGCTTTTCGTGCTCATCCTGGTGCTGTCAATGAAGAATTCAGCCTGCGGGACGCCTGTACATCATAAAGGCAACAGAGAAAGTGCCTCTCTGAACCTGGGCAGGAATTGCTTGAACTCGAAGAATACTGAATTCCCCCGCCGTGTGAAGGTGGATGTACGCTTCAGCAACCCAAACCCGGCTACCGAAGTGGCTTCCGATGTCAACAACCGGTCACTGTCTCCTTGGGATTACAG CATTGATGAGGATCACAACCGGTTTCCCCAAAGGATCTCTGTGGCCAAATGCCGGTCTCTCACCTGTGTGAGCGCCACAGGGCAGGAGGACTTCAGCCTGAACTCTGTCCCCATTCAGCAGGAGATCCTCGTCCTTCGACGGGAGCAAGGAGAGTGCTCAAACTCCTATCGGCTGGAGAAGAAGCTGGTCACTGTGGGATGCACCTGTGCCCGGCCACTCGTCCAATACCAATCTTAA